The proteins below come from a single Mycolicibacterium sp. TY81 genomic window:
- a CDS encoding serine/threonine-protein kinase: MEPTRFGQYELRELIGRGGMGEVYVAYDTNTQRTVALKVLPPHLAKDPVFQERFKRESQAAAGLNEPHVVPIHGYGEIDSQLYLDMRLIEGRTLAEILADTEHRPSPDFSVRIIEQIAAALDAAHGTGLIHRDIKPSNILVTDHDFAYLIDFGLARTAGEHGLTTAGSTLGTLAYMAPERFEGGQADPRSDIYALTCVLYECLTGRRPYPADSLEHQIAGHVSAPAPKPSDVDRRLVAFDDVIAKGMAKKPGKRYQHAGELAADARAALSAQVRVSGRTGTRTGSGRHAVQTDEPKRRTRQIVVALGAVIVLAAGAGTAWLYWSRQHQVGPSGSVPSIAAKLPADLKDSGRLVVGVNIPYAPNEFKAPDGKFTGFDVDLMTAVSRVLGLEPEFREIGISKIVASVHDGLISVGASSTTDTKQREKSADFVTYFKAGVLWARRAGSSVDPNAACGLRVGVHLGSVEETDHLPARSAACVAAGVAPIEIVPIAGQDGVTAALLAGTVDAMAADSPVTGYAIKLSSGKLEAAGGIVDAQPYGWPVAKGSALAAALQAALKHLMQTGEYREIATKWGVEMGIIDKPVINGALR; this comes from the coding sequence GTGGAGCCGACACGATTCGGGCAGTACGAGCTGCGCGAACTGATAGGCCGCGGCGGCATGGGCGAGGTCTACGTCGCTTACGACACGAATACCCAGCGCACCGTCGCGCTCAAGGTGCTGCCGCCGCACCTCGCCAAGGACCCCGTGTTCCAGGAGCGGTTCAAGCGCGAGTCGCAGGCCGCCGCGGGCCTCAACGAGCCGCACGTCGTCCCCATTCATGGTTACGGCGAGATCGACAGCCAGCTCTACCTGGACATGCGGCTCATCGAAGGGCGCACCCTCGCCGAAATCCTGGCCGACACCGAGCATCGCCCGAGCCCCGACTTCTCCGTCCGAATCATCGAGCAGATCGCCGCGGCCCTGGACGCCGCGCACGGAACCGGGTTGATCCACCGGGACATCAAGCCCTCCAACATCCTGGTGACCGATCACGACTTCGCCTACCTGATCGACTTCGGCCTCGCCCGCACCGCCGGTGAGCACGGATTGACCACGGCCGGAAGCACTCTCGGCACCTTGGCGTACATGGCGCCCGAGCGATTCGAGGGCGGCCAGGCCGACCCCCGCTCGGACATCTACGCACTGACCTGTGTGCTGTACGAATGCCTCACCGGCCGGCGGCCGTATCCGGCCGACAGTCTCGAGCACCAGATCGCCGGGCACGTCAGCGCGCCCGCCCCGAAGCCGTCCGACGTCGATCGGCGACTCGTCGCATTCGACGACGTCATCGCCAAAGGCATGGCCAAGAAACCCGGCAAGCGCTACCAGCACGCCGGTGAACTCGCCGCGGACGCCCGCGCCGCACTGAGCGCGCAGGTCCGCGTCTCGGGCCGCACCGGCACGCGCACGGGCTCGGGACGCCATGCGGTGCAGACCGACGAACCGAAGCGCCGCACCCGGCAGATCGTCGTCGCCCTCGGCGCGGTGATCGTGCTGGCCGCCGGTGCGGGAACGGCATGGCTCTACTGGTCCCGGCAACACCAGGTCGGGCCGTCGGGTTCGGTGCCGTCGATCGCCGCCAAACTACCTGCCGATCTCAAGGATTCGGGCCGACTGGTCGTCGGAGTCAACATTCCGTATGCGCCAAATGAATTCAAGGCGCCCGACGGCAAGTTCACGGGTTTCGACGTCGACCTGATGACGGCGGTGAGCCGGGTCCTCGGGCTCGAGCCGGAGTTCCGGGAGATCGGCATCTCCAAGATCGTTGCTTCGGTGCATGACGGCCTCATTTCGGTCGGGGCGTCCTCGACCACCGACACCAAACAGCGGGAGAAGTCAGCCGACTTCGTGACGTACTTCAAGGCCGGCGTGCTGTGGGCCAGGCGGGCCGGATCGAGTGTGGATCCCAACGCGGCGTGCGGATTACGGGTGGGCGTGCACCTCGGCTCGGTCGAGGAGACCGACCATCTGCCGGCCCGCAGTGCGGCATGCGTGGCGGCCGGCGTGGCACCCATCGAGATCGTCCCGATCGCCGGCCAGGACGGCGTCACTGCCGCACTGCTTGCCGGCACCGTCGACGCCATGGCAGCCGACTCGCCCGTCACCGGCTACGCCATAAAACTCAGCAGCGGCAAGCTGGAAGCGGCCGGCGGCATCGTCGATGCGCAGCCCTACGGGTGGCCGGTGGCCAAGGGCTCGGCGCTCGCTGCCGCGTTGCAGGCGGCGCTCAAACATCTGATGCAGACCGGTGAATACCGGGAGATCGCCACCAAATGGGGTGTGGAGATGGGCATCATCGACAAGCCGGTCATTAACGGCGCACTGCGCTAG
- a CDS encoding HNH endonuclease signature motif containing protein → MGIAPDLNALLDHLRGVDVPDDMPAGDAVAAMTYVVKLRNVIDHVAAMLTGVLDRCGAAAAQGRTPRELLMALGCAPSVAQRLVRVGAALPVLPTLAAHAADGAISGEHVDAIVKGINHIHARAPGEVDEETRFAQVTDLLGQFFSGATPADIDKRARRLGNRVAAAEGGLPAAEDRSINTADHRVTSDGRVQIRADLDAEVGAKYIAAIEQGSAPRPEPDGSPDTRSAGRRRADALEAVLDIAARGGDTASAPRTQLLITVPADAPDLAALEFIGSISTMTLERICCDTTVTTIIVDGEHVPLDMGREKRLFPPHLRKALYHRDECCIKCGAPPGRTHAHHIIHWTHHGETSLANGCLLCPACHANVHHDGWDVVMGLDKHPWLIPPATVDPHRKPIPAYNRRTMRLDTAA, encoded by the coding sequence ATGGGAATCGCGCCGGATCTCAACGCTCTTCTCGATCACCTGCGTGGCGTGGACGTCCCCGACGACATGCCCGCGGGCGACGCGGTGGCGGCGATGACGTACGTGGTGAAGCTGCGCAATGTGATCGATCATGTGGCGGCGATGCTGACCGGGGTGCTGGACCGATGTGGTGCCGCGGCGGCGCAGGGGCGGACACCACGGGAGTTGTTGATGGCGTTGGGGTGTGCGCCGTCGGTCGCGCAGCGGCTGGTCCGGGTCGGCGCCGCGTTACCGGTGTTGCCGACCCTGGCGGCGCATGCCGCCGATGGGGCGATCTCGGGTGAGCATGTGGATGCGATCGTCAAAGGCATCAACCACATTCACGCCCGCGCACCCGGTGAGGTCGACGAAGAGACCCGCTTCGCGCAGGTGACCGATCTGCTGGGGCAGTTCTTCTCCGGCGCCACCCCCGCAGACATCGACAAACGCGCGCGGCGTTTGGGCAACCGGGTCGCCGCCGCCGAAGGTGGCCTGCCGGCGGCCGAGGACCGGTCGATCAATACCGCCGACCACCGCGTCACCAGCGACGGCCGGGTCCAGATCCGGGCGGACCTGGACGCCGAAGTCGGGGCCAAATACATCGCGGCGATCGAACAAGGATCAGCGCCGCGGCCCGAACCCGACGGCAGCCCCGACACCCGCTCAGCGGGCAGGCGGCGGGCCGACGCGCTGGAAGCGGTGCTGGACATCGCGGCCCGCGGCGGCGACACCGCGTCCGCGCCGCGCACCCAACTGCTGATCACCGTCCCAGCGGATGCCCCAGATTTGGCGGCGCTGGAATTCATCGGATCGATCAGCACCATGACCCTAGAACGAATCTGCTGCGACACCACCGTCACCACGATCATCGTCGACGGCGAACACGTACCCCTGGACATGGGCCGGGAGAAGCGGCTGTTCCCGCCGCACCTGCGCAAAGCGCTCTATCACCGCGATGAATGCTGCATCAAATGCGGCGCCCCACCCGGACGCACCCACGCCCACCACATCATCCACTGGACCCACCACGGTGAGACATCACTAGCCAACGGCTGCCTGCTGTGCCCGGCCTGCCACGCCAACGTCCACCACGACGGCTGGGACGTCGTCATGGGCCTGGACAAACACCCCTGGCTCATCCCACCCGCGACCGTCGACCCACACCGAAAACCCATCCCCGCATACAACCGCCGCACCATGCGCCTCGACACAGCCGCATAA